atttttggtagtaagGCGCATCTTATATGAATGAGGAAATGGCACATAGTGCACCTATAGACGTCATGAATTGTGGAGCCGCGGGAACAACAACTGATGAGGGAGAACTGCAATGTGCGGGTGGTGCGAAAGAGAAGGTGTTGGCTGTGTGAGCTGTGCTTTATAATGTTTGGAGCAGCCATGCACGACAGATCAAACATCAAGGGAGTTAACTCTTCTTCAGGATAGTAGTAGCAAGGGGAATTGCTAGGAAGACAGCAGAAAACGCAGAGAAATATTGAACTGAAGAACCATTTGTCCGGGTACGGACAAGGTTCTGCCTTCGTTGATGCAATGCTGTCATCTAGAATCTGAAAGTTGATAATGGGGAAAAGGCCTGCACAGACTTTATGGGCGAGGAAAGAGCAGCCGCCTTGTAGAGAGCATCTGTAAAATGGAGATGGAATAGTAATGGTTTGTATGCATATATCACACACTAGTTTTTTGTGATTATAACTGTGATCCTCTGCCTCATCACCAACTAGGATCAACGGATGCTCGTGAAAATTCTCCATTGCAAGCTTCTTGTCTTCATCATCACCAATAATATCAGCCTGGTTTCTCTGCGAGTATGTACGAATCTCCAAACTTGGAAATGTGTCAAACTCGTCATCTGGCAGTTGGATCAACTCTAGCCTTGTTTCTGCAAtgaatatatagatattagTATATGAAGCGGACTGAatgaatatatagtatttatgttgatgttattttgtcatctgttaacattttctaatggtcaatatttagaatttgcatttgattacatccatatatatatgtatatgatCCTTACTGGAATGAATTTTCTCGAGTGCACATCTGACATGAGAAACTCTCAAGGTTTGGGGACATAAATAGACGGCGTTATGGGTATGAAGCAAGGATTTGTCGCAAACAACGCACTCAATCTCCTCGTAATTGGTACGAATAGAATGTGCGAGGAGGAAAGGCCAAGGAATAGAGAGGAGATTGAGAGCGGTAGGCAGTATGGTGCAGTCTTGATGAATCCAAAAATTACATTGTTGGCACGAGAAGAAGAAACCATCATGTCTCTCCCCACACGCATCGCAATGAGACAAAATCTGTCTACAAAAAACGACGAGAGGGTGAGGTGGATGGCTCTTGTGTATGGTTTTGATCTCAACACCATCcactgctgctgctgctgctgctgcatccAAAGGATGCATTTTGACGTCGCAATCATCACATTGGTAGATGAAATTGGGACTTCCTACTTGGAGAGAAAGGGTGTGGTCTTTAAGATTGGGAAGGATTAATTCTTCTTGGATTTTGCCCGCACATGATTCGTGCAGAAAAAAATCGCAAGCAACAAAGGGGCAAGTGTATGATGGCGCGGATAGAATTGGCAATCCGcaaattttgcaaaaatgaaagttaTCAGAAACATCCGCTTCCATCTCATCTACCAAGGAAGTCAATGGATGAGGATGACTGAAATGTCTATAACCCTCCATGCCAACTgtcatttcaaaaatagagAATTAGAGAAGGAAGTGCCTCTGAATATTCAATTAGAACAAAAAAAGAGATTAACTCAAAAATACCAACCTAAGGTAAGAGAAGTCGACGAAATGTGGAAGTGCCTTTGAATATTTTGTCTCTTGAGTGATGAATGCAATCGAATGTGAGTGAGGAGAAGATGGCAACAACttccaatatatatatgaatattttgatcACAACTTgataatatggagtagtaaaagATTGTAGTAGATGCCAGAAGTAAGGAACTAAAACTTGTTTCCAAATTCAAAAGTATGTtacatgaataattaatttcaagaaTGCACCTTTATTCTATAGTGaaagaaatattccataatacTTATAATGTTAACATTAAAAAGTAAAGTTTTATATAATAACAAAAGAAGTTAATTAGTCCATTTGCTTGCTTCTGAAGATTTGGTATCTActaatgaaatttataaagCTGTACGCATAtgggaaataaaaaatttaaagattacGAAATTACGATGATTAAACATCAAGTgagataaattataaatctgcattaaatatgttatacaatttctaaaataacactactccataaaatattgTAGTAGATGCCAAGAGTAAGGTACTAAAACTTGTTGCCAAATTAAAAGTATGTTAcatgagtaattaatttcaagCAACAAAGTCTGCACTGCACCTTTATCCTAGAGGATGATAAGGATTCAAATACTCTATGactttattgaaaaattatactattactaTTCGGCACTGTCGACTAAGTAAATTAAAGAGTTATAACTAtaatactaaaagatgctaaTTAGTCCATTTGCTTGCTTCTTAGATTTGGTATCAACTAATGAAAGTTTTAAATTTCTGAagttatatactagtagtatatatatatatagcatataaaatttttaaaaaaaatatatattctctttACGTTTAATTACTTAGCACTTCTTCTACCTCAgcaattcttttattttctaattttgggaTCTCTAATATTAACTGGGTCATACCTACTTAGTTCAGTACGATCCATCAAAAAATGTGGGTTCATTGATCAAATTGAGctttaatacatttttttcaattcaataccAGATCCATCAAAAATTCAATCTAATCGAATACAGTctgattcacttggattttacatgactttagagggtagttttacttggttttgatcatatattgtgtactttgagacatggttatagctacttctctattatgttggtattttgaccattttgtgaagaatgtgtagaaaaatgtacaaaatatgtggatgtgcagctgcTCAATGTTCGAGACAGCTTatctggagattttgaagtccgatTCGCATGTaatgcataccattctcttcgtcttcgaaagagcttcgtgtggatatcttaaacgtctcaatcggagttcggtagaagaagttatggccgttttaccaagactgcgcagagcagtgacatagctggcgacccgccagcaaAAGACGAGAAAAATGCCGTAAgcagctggcgactcgccagcttcgacgcacacccaacctggcgacccgccagcttCGTCCGACAGTTTATTTCGGGCCCAAAGTCAaccctaggtatatatatgcctaggaaacgcctccaaacacaacttacacgcctcctaccccaaaaatactactttttcacctagga
The genomic region above belongs to Salvia hispanica cultivar TCC Black 2014 chromosome 3, UniMelb_Shisp_WGS_1.0, whole genome shotgun sequence and contains:
- the LOC125217159 gene encoding uncharacterized protein LOC125217159; amino-acid sequence: MEADVSDNFHFCKICGLPILSAPSYTCPFVACDFFLHESCAGKIQEELILPNLKDHTLSLQVGSPNFIYQCDDCDVKMHPLDAAAAAAAVDGVEIKTIHKSHPPHPLVVFCRQILSHCDACGERHDGFFFSCQQCNFWIHQDCTILPTALNLLSIPWPFLLAHSIRTNYEEIECVVCDKSLLHTHNAVYLCPQTLRVSHVRCALEKIHSKTRLELIQLPDDEFDTFPSLEIRTYSQRNQADIIGDDEDKKLAMENFHEHPLILVGDEAEDHSYNHKKLVCDICIQTITIPSPFYRCSLQGGCSFLAHKVCAGLFPIINFQILDDSIASTKAEPCPYPDKWFFSSIFLCVFCCLPSNSPCYYYPEEELTPLMFDLSCMAAPNIIKHSSHSQHLLFRTTRTLQFSLISCCSRGSTIHDVYRCTMCHFLIHIRCALLPKMVHFRKFDQHPLHLITTSTINGSDHDICEVCEEDVECKYWFYHCAECDYSFHVNCIPSLGYLSKVKFGGKYSMPCHSHPLTLRRMLTYGRNERCGYCNQKIPGLVDQVAFFCSQCDYWIHFSCARDSFTYSQNCKSLIFEEIDAQEWYDMAETED